The following are encoded in a window of Carassius auratus strain Wakin chromosome 6, ASM336829v1, whole genome shotgun sequence genomic DNA:
- the myh10 gene encoding myosin-10 isoform X3, which translates to MPEMAQRSGQEDPERYLFVDRAMVYNPASQADWTAKKLVWVPSERHGFEAASIREERGEEVLVELAENGKKALVNKDDIQKMNPPKFSKVEDMAELTCLNEASVLHNLKDRYYSGLIYTYSGLFCVVINPYKNLPIYSENIIEMYRGKKRHEMPPHIYAISESAYRCMLQDREDQSILCTGESGAGKTENTKKVIQYLAHVASSHKGRKDHNIPGELERQLLQANPILESFGNAKTVKNDNSSRFGKFIRINFDVTGYIVGANIETYLLEKSRAVRQAKDERTFHVFYQLLAGAGEHLRSDLLLEGFNNYRFLSNGNIPIPGQQDKDNFQETMEAMHIMSFSHEEILSMLKVVSAVLQFGNIVFKKERNTDQASMPENTAAQKLCHLLGMNVMEFTRAILSPRIKVGRDYVQKAQTKEQADFAVEALAKATYERLFRWLVHRINKALDRTKRQGASFIGILDIAGFEIFQLNSFEQLCINYTNEKLQQLFNHTMFVLEQEEYQREGIEWSFIDFGLDLQPCIDLIERPANPPGVLALLDEECWFPKATDKTFVDKLVQEQGTHAKFQKPRQLKDKADFSIIHYAGRVDYKADEWLMKNMDPLNDNVATLLHQSTDKFVGELWKDVDRIVGLDQVAGMNETAFGATYKTKKGMFRTVGQLYKESLTKLMATLRNTNPNFVRCIIPNHEKRAGKLEPHLVLDQLRCNGVLEGIRICRQGFPNRIVFQEFRQRYEILTPNAIPKGFMDGKQACERMIRALELDPNLYRIGQSKIFFRTGVLAHLEEERDLKITDIIIYFQSVCRGYLARKAFAKKQQQLSALKVLQRNCAAYLKLRHWQWWRLFTKVKPLLQVTRQEEEMQAKDEELIKVKERQVKVENELVEMERKHQQLLEEKNILAEQLQAETELFAEAEEMRARLVAKKQELEEILHDLESRVEEEEERNQSLQNEKKKMQSHIQDLEEQLDEEEAARQKLQLEKVTAEAKIKKMEEDILLLEDQNSKFLKEKKLLEDRVSEMTSQLAEEEEKAKNLGKVKNKQEMMMVDLEERLKKEEKTRQELEKSKRKLDAETTDLQDQIAELQAQIEELKIQLAKKEEELQAVLARGDEEVAQKNNALKQVRELQAQLAELQEDLESEKAARNKAEKLKRDLSEELEALKTELEDTLDTTAAQQELRTKREQEVAELKKAIDDEMKNHESQVQEMRQRHGTALEEISEQLEQAKRVKSNLEKNKQTLESDNKELTSEVKSLQQAKSESEHKRKKLEAQLQEFMARFSEGEKVKGELSDRSHKLQAELDNVSALLEDAEKKGIKLAKDTSSLESQLQDTQELLQEETRQKLNLSSRIRQLEEEKNSLLEQQEEEEEARRNLEKQLATLQSQLVETKKKLEDDVGALEGLEEVKRKLQKDMEGTSQKLEEKAIAYDKLEKTKNRLQQELDDLMVDLDHQRQIVSNLEKKQKKFDQMLAEEKTISARYAEERDRAEAEAREKDTKALAMARALDEALEAKEEFERLNKQLRAEMEDLMSSKDDVGKNVHELEKSKRTLEQQVEEMRTQLEELEDELQATEDAKLRLEVNMQAMKAQFDRDLQARDEQNEEKKRALVKQVREMEAELEDERKQRALAVAAKKKLEMDLKDVEAQIEAANKARDEAIKQLRKLQAQMKDYQRELEEARSSRDEIFAQSKENEKKLKSLEAEILQLQEDLASSERARRHAEQERDELADEISNSASGKAALLDEKRRLEARIAQLEEELEEEQSNMELLNDRFRKTTMQVDTLNTELAGERSAAQKSENARQQLERQNKDLKAKLQELEGSIKSKFKASIAALEAKIIQLEEQLEQEAKERAAANKIVRRTEKKLKEVFMQVEDERRHADQYKEQLEKANSRMKQLKRQLEEAEEEATRANASRRKLQRELDDATEANEGLSREVITLKNRLRRGGPVSFSSSRSGRRPLQMEGEFSDDDADSKASDLNENPPAQAE; encoded by the exons AGGGGAATCAGGTGCAGGAAAGACAGAAAATACCAAAAAAGTCATCCAGTACCTGGCTCACGTTGCATCGTCTCACAAAGGAAGGAAGGACCACAACATTCCA GGAGAGTTAGAGCGTCAACTTCTGCAGGCAAACCCTATTCTGGAATCCTTTGGGAATGCAAAGACAGTGAAAAATGACAACTCTTCACGCTTT GGCAAGTTCATCCGCATCAACTTTGATGTAACCGGTTACATTGTGGGGGCCAACATTGAAACAT ATCTTCTTGAAAAGTCCAGGGCTGTTCGCCAAGCCAAAGATGAACGCACCTTCCATGTCTTCTACCAGCTGTTGGCTGGTGCTGGAGAACATCTAAGAT CTGATCTACTCCTGGAGGGCTTCAATAACTACCGCTTCCTCTCCAACGGTAACATTCCCATTCCTGGCCAACAGGACAAGGACAATTTCCAAGAGACCATGGAAGCCATGCATATTATGAGTTTCTCCCATGAAGAAATCCTAT CAATGCTCAAGGTGGTTTCAGCCGTCCTGCAGTTTGGCAACATTGTGTTCAAGAAGGAGAGAAACACCGACCAGGCCTCTATGCCAGAAAATACAG CTGCTCAAAAGCTTTGCCACCTGCTTGGCATGAATGTCATGGAGTTCACACGTGCCATCCTGTCTCCAAGAATCAAAGTGGGCAGAGACTATGTACAAAAAGCCCAAACTAAAGAGCAG GCCGACTTTGCAGTGGAAGCCCTGGCCAAGGCCACATACGAAAGGTTGTTCCGCTGGCTTGTTCACCGCATTAATAAAGCTCTAGACAGGACCAAGCGCCAGGGAGCTTCCTTCATTGGCATCCTGGACATTGCTGGCTTTGAGATATTCCAG CTGAACTCATTTGAGCAGCTCTGCATCAACTACACCAACGAGAAGCTTCAGCAGCTGTTCAACCACACCATGTTCGTCCTTGAGCAGGAAGAGTACCAGCGTGAAGGCATCGAATGGAGCTTCATCGACTTCGGCCTCGACCTGCAGCCCTGCATTGACCTCATTGAGAGACCA GCAAATCCTCCCGGTGTGTTGGCTCTATTGGATGAGGAGTGCTGGTTTCCAAAAGCCACTGATAAAACCTTTGTGGACAAACTGGTGCAAGAGCAAGGCACTCATGCCAAGTTCCAGAAACCACGGCAGCTGAAGGACAAAGCCGATTTCAGCATCATTCACTATGCTGGCAGG GTTGACTATAAGGCAGATGAGTGGTTGATGAAAAACATGGACCCTCTAAATGACAACGTGGCCACACTCCTGCACCAATCCACGGATAAGTTTGTGGGTGAACTGTGGAAGGATG TGGACCGTATTGTTGGTTTGGACCAGGTGGCAGGGATGAATGAAACTGCATTTGGGGCTACATATAAGACCAAGAAGGGCATGTTCCGCACTGTGGGTCAGCTCTATAAAGAGTCTCTTACAAAACTCATGGCCACACTCAGAAACACCAACCCCAACTTTGTACGATGTATCATCCCAAATCACGAGAAAAGA GCTGGTAAACTGGAGCCTCATCTGGTTCTAGACCAGCTGAGGTGTAATGGAGTTCTAGAAGGGATCCGGATCTGCAGGCAGGGATTCCCTAACCGTATTGTCTTCCAGGAGTTCAGACAGAG ATACGAGATCCTCACCCCTAATGCAATCCCAAAAGGATTTATGGACGGCAAGCAGGCTTGTGAGAGAATG ATCCGCGCCTTGGAGCTTGATCCAAACCTCTACCGGATCGGGCAGAGTAAGATCTTCTTCCGCACTGGTGTTCTGGCACACCTGGAGGAGGAGAGAGACCTGAAAATAACAGATATCATCATCTACTTCCAGTCAGTTTGTCGAGGATATCTGGCTCGCAA AGCCTTTGCTAAAAAACAGCAGCAGCTAAGCGCTTTGAAAGTCCTGCAGAGAAATTGTGCTGCCTACCTGAAACTACGCCACTGGCAGTGGTGGAGACTCTTCACCAAG GTGAAACCCCTCCTCCAGGTGACCCGTCAGGAGGAAGAAATGCAGGCCAAGGATGAGGAGCTCATTAAAGTGAAGGAGAGGCAGGTCAAAGTAGAAAACGAACTGGTGGAAATGGAACGAAAACACCAGCAG CTCTTGGAGGAGAAGAACATCTTGGCGGAGCAGCTGCAGGCTGAGACAGAACTGTTTGCTGAAGCTGAAGAGATGAGGGCTCGCCTGGTGGCTAAAAAACAAGAGCTGGAGGAGATACTTCATGACCTGGAGTCCCgtgtggaggaggaagaggagaggaacCAATCTTTGCAGAATGAGAAGAAGAAAATGCAGTCACACATACAG GACCTAGAGGAACAACTAGATGAAGAAGAGGCTGCCCGACAGAAGCTTCAGTTAGAGAAGGTGACTGCTGAAGCCAAGATAAAAAAGATGGAGGAAGATATTCTGCTGTTGGAGGACCAGAACTCCAAATTCCTAAAG GAGAAAAAGCTCCTGGAGGACCGTGTCAGTGAGATGACCTCCCAGCTTGCTGAGGAAGAAGAGAAGGCCAAGAACCTTGGCAAAGTCAAAAACAAGCAAGAAATGATGATGGTAGACCTAGAAG AGCGTctgaagaaagaggaaaaaactaGGCAGGAGCTTGAGAAATCCAAAAGAAAGCTGGATGCTGAGACCACAGACCTACAGGACCAGATAGCTGAGCTGCAGGCCCAGATTGAGGAACTCAAGATCCAACTGGCCAAGAAAGAAGAGGAGCTACAGGCTGTACTGGCCAG AGGGGATGAGGAGGTCGCTCAGAAGAACAACGCTCTGAAGCAAGTGCGGGAGCTGCAGGCCCAGCTAGCTGAGCTCCAGGAGGATCTGGAGTCTGAGAAAGCAGCCAGAAACAAAGCTGAGAAACTCAAGAGAGATCTGAGTGAGGAACTGGAGGCTCTGAAGACTGAGCTGGAAGACACCCTGGACACCACTGCCGCCCAGCAGGAGCTGAG GACCAAACGAGAGCAGGAGGTGGCAGAGCTGAAGAAAGCCATCGATGACGAGATGAAAAACCATGAGTCTCAGGTCCAGGAGATGAGACAGAGGCACGGCACAGCTCTGGAGGAGATCTCTGAGCAGCTGGAGCAGGCCAAGAGA GTGAAGTCAAATctggagaaaaacaaacagaCCCTGGAGAGTGATAATAAGGAGCTGACCAGTGAGGTGAAGAGTTTGCAGCAAGCCAAGTCTGAATCTGAACACAAGAGAAAAAAACTTGAGGCTCAGCTGCAGGAGTTCATGGCCCGCTTCAGCGAGGGAGAGAAGGTTAAAGGAGAGCTTTCAGACCGTTCCCACAAACTACAG GCGGAACTGGACAATGTTTCTGCTCTTTTGGAAGATGCTGAGAAGAAGGGAATTAAGCTGGCTAAAGACACCTCCAGCCTAGAGAGCCAGCTTCAGGACACTCAG GAGCTGCTTCAAGAGGAGACTCGTCAGAAGCTGAATCTGAGCAGCCGTATCCGTCAACTGGAGGAGGAGAAGAACAGCCTTCtggagcagcaggaggaggaagaggaggcacGAAGGAACCTGGAGAAACAACTGGCAACACTACAATCCCAA CTGGTGGAGACCAAGAAAAAGCTGGAGGATGATGTGGGAGCTCTTGAAGGCCTGGAGGAGGTTAAGAGGAAGCTGCAGAAGGACATGGAGGGGACCAGTCAGAAGCTGGAGGAAAAGGCCATCGCTTACGACAAGCTGGAGAAAACCAAGAACAGACTGCAGCAGGAACTTGATGACCTTATGGTGGACCTGGACCACCAGAGACAGATCGTCTCAAACCTGGAGAAGAAACAGAAGAAGTTTGACCAG ATGCTGGCGGAGGAGAAGACCATCTCTGCACGTTACGCTGAGGAGAGGGACCGTGCGGAGGCCGAGGCGAGAGAGAAAGATACCAAAGCTCTGGCTATGGCCCGAGCCCTGGATGAAGCTCTGGAGGCTAAAGAGGAATTTGAGAGACTCAACAAGCAACTCCGAGCTGAGATGGAGGATCTGATGAGTTCCAAGGATGACGTAGGCAAGAAT GTGCACGAGCTGGAGAAATCCAAGCGCACTCTGGAGCAGCAGGTGGAGGAGATGCGCACTCAGCTAGAGGAGCTGGAGGACGAGCTCCAGGCCACAGAGGATGCCAAGCTGCGTCTGGAGGTCAACATGCAGGCCATGAAGGCCCAGTTTGACCGAGACCTGCAGGCCAGAGATGAGCAGAATGAGGAGAAGAAGAGGGCACTGGTCAAACAG GTGCGTGAGATGGAGGCGGAGCTTGAAGATGAAAGGAAGCAGAGAGCTCTTGCTGTAGCCGCGAAGAAGAAACTGGAGATGGACCTCAAAGATGTGGAAGCTCAGATCGAGGCTGCAAACAAAGCCCGTGATGAAGCCATTAAACAGCTACGCAAACTCCAG GCCCAGATGAAGGACTACCAGAGGGAGCTGGAGGAGGCGCGCTCTTCTCGTGATGAGATCTTCGCTCAGTCCAAGGAGAACGAGAAGAAGCTCAAGAGTCTCGAGGCTGAGATTCTGCAGCTGCAAGAG GACCTGGCGTCTTCAGAGAGAGCACGACGCCACGCTGAACAGGAAAGAGACGAGCTCGCAGATGAAATTTCCAACAGTGCCTCTGGAAA GGCAGCCCTCTTGGATGAGAAGAGGCGGCTGGAGGCTCGTATCGCCCAGCTGGAGGAAGAGCTGGAGGAGGAACAGAGCAATATGGAGCTGCTGAACGATCGCTTCCGCAAGACCACTATGCAG GTGGATACCCTGAACACAGAGCTGGCGGGAGAGCGCAGTGCCGCCCAGAAGAGCGAGAACGCCCGTCAGCAGCTGGAGCGGCAGAACAAAGATTTGAAAGCCAAACTGCAGGAACTTGAGGGATCCATCAAATCAAAATTCAAGGCCTCTATCGCCGCCCTGGAGGCCAAGATTATCCAGCTAGAGGAGCAGCTTGAACAGGAAGCAAA GGAGAGAGCTGCAGCCAATAAGATTGTGCGCCGCACAGAGAAGAAACTCAAGGAGGTTTTCATGCAGGTGGAGGATGAGCGGCGCCATGCTGACCAGTACAAAGAGCAG CTGGAGAAGGCAAACTCCCGCATGAAGCAGTTGAAGAGGCAGCTGGAGGAGGCAGAGGAAGAGGCGACTCGAGCGAACGCCTCCCGCAGGAAGCTGCAGAGAGAGCTGGATGATGCTACCGAAGCTAATGAGGGTCTGAGCCGAGAGGTCATTACGCTCAAAAACCGCCTCAG GCGAGGAGGACCTGTTAGCTTCTCCTCCAGCCGTTCTGGACGCAGACCGCTGCAGATGGAAGGGGAATTTTCTGACGATGACGCAGACAGCAAGGCCAGCGACCTGAACGAGAACCCCCCGGCTCAAGCGGAGTAG